One window of the Chitinispirillum alkaliphilum genome contains the following:
- a CDS encoding CRISPR-associated protein Cas5/CasD: MKYLLFQCYAPLVSWGEIAIGKDRHSSRQPSKSAIIGLLAAAMGIRRDDVNAMDAIVNSVGFAVKMFSGGTVLKDFHTAQVPKTERKVFYHTRRDETNAPQEKIKTVLSSREYRCDSLSVIAVWLNGSTYSAEQLKQALQEPVFAPYFGRKSCPPAVPLNPEVLDADSIRDAFSRYKVVLPLPIADNASERAREYFDGYQLRALQERNTTYFWEKCDHSGFEETHKTPRYDLPLSRKRWQFTCRDEYMTVDAEKEADSVS, encoded by the coding sequence ATGAAATATTTACTATTCCAGTGTTATGCACCTCTTGTCTCCTGGGGTGAAATAGCTATCGGTAAAGATCGGCACAGCTCACGACAGCCTTCTAAATCTGCAATCATAGGTTTACTTGCTGCAGCGATGGGTATAAGGCGTGATGATGTTAATGCAATGGATGCAATTGTAAACTCAGTGGGCTTTGCTGTTAAGATGTTTTCAGGGGGAACGGTGCTTAAAGATTTTCATACCGCACAGGTCCCAAAAACTGAAAGAAAAGTTTTCTATCACACCCGCCGCGATGAAACGAATGCCCCGCAGGAAAAGATAAAAACAGTTCTTTCCAGCAGAGAATATCGCTGCGATTCACTTTCGGTAATTGCTGTGTGGCTTAATGGTTCAACCTATTCGGCAGAGCAGTTAAAGCAGGCGCTTCAGGAACCCGTATTTGCCCCATATTTCGGGAGAAAGTCGTGTCCACCGGCTGTTCCTTTGAATCCTGAAGTTCTTGATGCGGATAGTATCAGGGATGCTTTTAGCAGGTATAAGGTAGTGTTGCCTTTGCCAATAGCAGATAATGCCTCTGAGAGAGCAAGGGAGTATTTCGATGGTTATCAATTGAGGGCACTTCAGGAACGGAACACCACCTATTTCTGGGAGAAATGTGATCACTCTGGTTTTGAAGAAACTCACAAAACACCACGGTATGATTTACCTCTTTCAAGGAAACGCTGGCAGTTCACTTGTCGCGACGAATACATGACAGTAGACGCAGAAAAGGAGGCTGATAGTGTATCTTAG